One Oryza sativa Japonica Group chromosome 8, ASM3414082v1 DNA window includes the following coding sequences:
- the LOC4345501 gene encoding aminopeptidase M1-B: MAASPEQFRGQARLPRCASPLSYDLRLRPDLAACAFSGSAAVAVAVSAPTRFLVLNAAELAVDGSSVRFQDLVPSEVVQFEEDEIVVIGFGQDLPIGEGVLKMDFTGTLNDQMRGFYRSKYEYKGESRNMAVTQFEAADARRCFPCWDEPAFKAKFKLTLEVPSELVALSNMPVIKETVHGPLKTVYYEESPLMSTYLVAIVVGLFDYIEGSTLEGTKVRVYTQVGKSNQGKFALDVAVKSLDLFKDYFATPYPLPKLDMVAIPDFAAGAMENYGLVTYRETALLYDELLSSASNKQQVAITVAHELAHQWFGNLVTMEWWTHLWLNEGFASWVSYLAVEALFPEWNNWTQFLDETTSGLRLDALAESHPIEVDINHASEIDAIFDSISYDKGASVIRMLQSYLGAERFQKALASYIKKYAYSNAKTEDLWAVLEEESGEPVKDLMTTWTKQQGYPVIYAKLDGHDLHLEQAQFLSDGSSGPGLWIVPITSCCGSYDAQKKFLLKGKTDKVHIDLTASQNAGGEKGENCWIKLNVDQTGFYRVKYDDELAAGLEKAIKANKLSLMDKIGIVEDSYSLSVARKQTLTSLLRLLNAYRNESDYTVLSHVTSVCLGIDKISVDATPELSRDIKQLLINLLLSAAKTLGWDPKEGESHLDVMLRSLLLIALVKLGHDETINEGVRRFHIFIKDRKTNILPPDTRKASYLAVMRTVTTSSRAGYDALLKIYRETAEAQEKSRILGSLSSCLDKDIVLEALNFMLTDEVRNQDAFYVLGGISLEGREVAWAWLKENWDHVLKTWPSSSLISDFVKSTVSRFTTEEKAAEVSEFFAGKTKPSFERALKQSLERVRISARWIESIRSEPNLAQTVNELLQHDM, translated from the exons ATGGCGGCCTCGCCGGAGCAGTTCCGGGGCCAGGCGCGGCTCCCGCGGTGCGCCTCCCCGCTCAGCtacgacctccgcctccgccccgacctcgccgcctgcgccttctccggctccgccgccgtcgccgtcgccgtctccgcccCGACCCGATTCCTCGTCCTcaacgccgccgagctcgccgtcgacggATCCTCCGTCCGCTTCCAG GATTTGGTGCCTTCCGAGGTGGTGCAGTTCGAGGAGGACGAGATCGTGGTCATCGGGTTCGGCCAGGATCTGCCGATCGGCGAGGGCGTGCTCAAGATGGACTTCACCGGGACGCTCAACGATCAGATGAGAGGCTTCTACAGGAG CAAGTATGAGTACAAGGGGGAGTCAAGAAATATGGCAGTTACACAGTTCGAAGCTGCTGATGCAAGACGATGTTTTCCATGCTGGGATGAACCTGCATTTAAG GCTAAGTTCAAGCTAACACTGGAAGTTCCATCAGAGTTGGTAGCACTGTCCAACATGCCAGTAATTAAGGAGACAGTTCATGGACCTCTCAAGACCGTCTATTATGAGGAATCGCCACTTATGTCAACTTATCTAGTGGCTATAGTTGTTGGTTTATTTGATTACATAGAGGGCTCAACATTAGAAG GCACCAAAGTTCGTGTGTATACTCAAGTTGGCAAGAGTAACCAAGGAAAGTTTGCACTAGATGTTGCAGTGAAGTCACTGGATTTATTCAAAGA TTATTTTGCCACTCCTTACCCGCTACCGAAGTTGGATATGGTTGCTATTCCTGATTTTGCTGCTGGAGCTATGGAGAACTATGGGTTGGTCACTTACCGAGAAACAGCTTTACTTTATGATGAGCTGTTATCCTCAGCATCCAATAAACAACAG GTTGCAATCACTGTTGCACATGAATTGGCTCATCAATGGTTTGGCAATCTTGTAACCATGGAGTGGTGGACTCACTTGTGGCTAAATGAGGGTTTTGCTTCCTGG GTGAGTTATTTGGCTGTGGAAGCATTATTTCCAGAATGGAATAACTGGACACAATTTCTTGATGAGACGACCTCTGGTCTCAGACTGGATGCACTTGCAGAGTCTCATCCTATTGAG GTTGACATAAACCATGCCTCTGAAATTGATGCAATTTTTGATTCCATAAGCTATGATAAGGGCGCTTCCGTCATTCGCATGCTGCAAAGTTACCTTGGTGCAGAGCGTTTTCAG AAAGCTTTGGCATCATATATAAAGAAGTATGCTTACTCGAATGCCAAAACAGAAGATCTATGGGCTGTTCTTGAGGAGGAATCTGGGGAACCTGTTAAGGATTTGATGACTACATGGACTAAGCAACAAGGATACCCTGTTATTTATGCAAAACTAGATGGACATGATTTGCACCTTGAACAG GCACAGTTTCTATCGGACGGATCCTCTGGTCCAGGCTTGTGGATTGTTCCTATAACATCATGTTGTGGCTCATATGATGCACAGAAAAAGTTTCTCTTGAAGGGCAAGACTGATAAGGTCCATATAGACCTCACTGCCTCCCAAAATGCCGGAGGAGAGAAGGGTGAAAACTGTTGGATCAAATTGAACGTTGACCAAACTGGATTTTATAGAGTGAAGTATGATGATGAACTTGCAGCTGGACTTGAAAAGGCAATCAAAGCCAATAAGCTCTCTTTAATGGATAAGATTG GTATTGTGGAAGATTCATACTCCCTTTCTGTGGCTCGCAAGCAAACACTGACATCCTTGCTTCGCCTGCTGAATGCTTATCGCAATGAGTCTGATTACACTGTGCTTTCACATGTAACCTCT GTATGCTTAGGCATTGATAAAATATCAGTTGATGCTACTCCTGAATTGTCCAGAGATATCAAACAGCTTTTGATCAATCTTCTTCTATCAGCTGCCAA AACACTAGGCTGGGATCCCAAGGAGGGCGAGAGCCATCTTGATGTAATGCTTAGATCATTGCTCTTGATTGCCCTTGTCAAACTTGGACATGATGAGACTATAAATGAGGGAGTTAGGCGGTTCCATATCTTCATAAAAGACCGCAAAACTAACATTCTTCCCCCAGACACTAGAAAG GCTTCATATCTTGCTGTGATGCGGACTGTTACTACCTCCAGCAGAGCTGGTTATGATGCCCTCCTGAAAATCTACAGAGAAACAGCTGAAGCTCAGGAGAAGTCACGCATCTTAG GTTCATTGTCTTCATGCCTGGATAAGGATATTGTTCTTGAGGCACTAAACTTCATGCTTACCGATGAG GTACGGAATCAAGATGCATTTTATGTCCTTGGTGGTATCAGCTTAGAAGGACGAGAAGTTGCATGGGCCTGGTTGAAG GAAAACTGGGATCATGTCTTGAAGACCTGGCCATCAAGTTCACTCATATCGGACTTCGTCAAATCTACTGTTTCACGG TTCACCACAGAGGAGAAGGCTGCTGAAGTTTCCGAGTTCTTCGCCGGTAAAACCAAACCATCGTTCGAGCGTGCACTGAAGCAGAGCCTCGAGAGGGTCCGTATCAGCGCGAGATGGATCGAGAGCATCAGGAGCGAGCCTAACCTTGCTCAGACAGTGAACGAGCTGCTGCAGCACGACATGTAG
- the LOC4345502 gene encoding pre-mRNA cleavage factor Im 25 kDa subunit 1 codes for MGLEIMTDEAAAAPSPAAAAARVEIYPLCRYYFGARDVAAGGAGAGLETAADRALRLKANFAAHGLRTSVHGVLLVELFDHPHVLLLQVRNSSFLLPGGRLRPGEQDVQGLKRKLSTKLSVAGHQDDEDGDGDDEWQIGECIGMWWRSEFDAAPFPYLLPNARAPKECIKLFLIKLPVSRQFVVPRNMKLLAVPLSQIHDNAQVYGSIIAGIPNLLSKFSMNIISD; via the exons ATGGGGCTGGAGATCATGACGGACGAGGCTGCTGCTGCGCCTTCgcccgctgcggcggcggcgcgtgtcGAGATTTACCCGCTCTGCCGCTACTACTTCGGCGCCAGGGATGTTGCCGCTGGTGGCGCGGGTGCGGGGTTGGAGaccgccgccgaccgcgccctccgcctcaaGGCCAA CTTCGCGGCGCACGGGCTCCGGACCAGCGTCCATGGCGTCCTGCTGGTTGAGCTCTTTGATCATCCGCACGTGCTGCTCCTGCAAGTCAGGaactcctccttcctcctccccggtGGCCGCTTGAGACCAGGGGAACAAG ATGTCCAAGGGCTCAAGCGCAAACTTTCAACCAAGTTATCGGTAGCTGGACATCAGGATGACGAAgacggcgacggggacgacgaATGGCAG ATTGGAGAGTGCATTGGGATGTGGTGGAGATCTGAGTTTGATGCTGCTCCATTTCCATATCTACTTCCAAATGCCCGTGCACCAAAG GAATGCATAAAACTGTTCTTGATTAAACTGCCGGTGTCTCGCCAATTTGTCGTGCCAAGGAACATGAAGCTGCTAGCTGTGCCTCTATCCCAGATTCATGACAATGCTCAG gtaTATGGCTCAATCATAGCTGGAATTCCAAACTTGTTATCGAAGTTCTCCATGAACATCATCAGTGACTGA
- the LOC107277262 gene encoding uncharacterized protein isoform X2, with protein MDRWEALIAAAARRSEPPRSGWAEWGGGGDARAGAAALPSRCPRRPVAAAGGRGEGGDRMRGRGGEEGTWTAHGGGGRGAERAGAVVAPTRTADAAGTGTGRNAVAVGGGAAEDGRRSVGEPTLDVSEMLLQAAQAWRSRRTQREARPDALPPRHPPRPVAADGRGGSGEGTSRARGRGEEGTARGGDGEMMALVRTVDVAVAGGLATLTHGGERDAGAAVATEEKRNGGEVGTKRGMEERAARSPPPPKRSAVSSVRQLPPGCGRDAALPLGRRHGRGRDGDGGVPPLAGNRTDLPLEAVVDGGDPIANVHQIFSKSSHATDENQVACKVGSLEDVVQEGAANSGELLGWKQVLAQAANVLPKRRMVSATRRFPPGCGRDVKTGSGLEFMAVDASCGGVSKEVVASDGGDSLVSQELEEGEVADEAYSDVDSQNVAVDDSMAAATEDVKVMNKCKGTLPRAAAEPCAEGPSKEHFKGTRECENDRMGKSSMNVATEVFGDGMMRSKILLTARKAVKSPLNTLHRWPFSKGKEECAVTNSAPFGPKKKFKVKGAYQTKDIPIKIVSTPGLGGKDNLVDKEALILEDDDILKALAVHDGKLKLYLNASSSVQRHGQHGSGNANDRRKTMMLCRRFQFIHRALVHAVKQGSLKVLRADLEADKIVRKLPGFIKPGPIVGNVRGVEVGDEFLYRVELALVGLHRPYQGGIDTTDHNGVLVAISIVASGGYPDRLSSSGELIYTGSGGQPAGKKKGEDQKLERGNLALKNCIKTKTPVRVIHGFKGQNGKDDSYSRAKQISAFTYDGLYRVVDYWREGLKGSMVFKYRLQRIHAGR; from the exons atggATCGCTGGGAGGCgttgatcgccgccgccgcgcggcggagCGAGCCGCCGAGAAGCGGGTGGGCGGAgtggggcgggggcggcgacgctcgcgcgggcgcggccgcgCTTCCGTCTCGCTGTCCCCGTCGTCCCGTGGCTGCTGCGGGTGGGAGAGGCGAGGGGGGTGATAGAATGCGGGGGCGAGGCGGGGAGGAAGGGACGTGGACGGCTCATGGTGGAGGCGGACGAGGTGCGGAgcgcgcgggcgcggtggtggcgccgaCGAGGACAGCGGACGcggcggggacggggacggggaggaacgcggtggccgtcggcggtggcgcggcggaggaTG GGCGGCGATCGGTGGGCGAGCCGACGCTGGACGTCTCTGAGATGCTGCTCCAGGCGGCGCAGGCATGGAGAAGCCGGCGCACGCAGCGGGAAGCTCGCCCGGACGCGCTTCCACCTCGCCATCCTcctcgtcccgtcgccgcggaTGGGCGCGGGGGCTCAGGCGAGGGGACCAGTAGAGCGCGggggcgcggcgaggaggggacGGCTCGTGGCGGAGATGGCGAGATGATGGCGCTGGTGAGAACAGTGGATGTGGCCGTGGCCGGTGGTTTGGCCACGCTCacgcacggcggcgagcgggatgctggcgcggcggtggcgacggaggagaagagaaatggcggcgaggtggggacGAAGAGGGGGATGGAGGAGCGGGCCgcgcgttcgccgccgccgcccaagcgGAGCGCGGTGTCCTCCGTTCGCCAGCTTCCTCCAGGTTGCGGAAGGGACGCCGCTCTTCCACTCgggcgccgccacggccgcggccgcgatggcgacggtggtgTTCCTCCTCTCGCTGGCAACAGAACTGATTTGCCGTTGGAAGCTGTGGTGGATGGTGGTGATCCAATTGCAAATGTGCATCAAATCTTCAGCAAATCTTCGCATGCTACGGATGAGAATCAGGTCGCTTGCAAAGTTGGTTCACTGGAGGATGTTGTACAAGAAGGGGCAGCAAATAGTGGTGAATTGCTGGGGTGGAAGCAAGTGTTAGCTCAAGCCGCGAATGTGCTTCCCAAGAGGAGGATGGTATCCGCGACGCGCCGCTTCCCTCCTGGATGTGGGAGGGACGTTAAGACTGGTTCAGGTTTGGAATTCATGGCTGTTGATGCTTCTTGTGGTGGTGTGTCAAAGGAGGTGGTGGCTTCGGATGGCGGTGATAGTTTGGTTAGCCAGGAATTGGAGGAGGGTGAGGTGGCTGATGAGGCATACTCTGATGTAGATTCACAAAATGTTGCTGTGGATGATTCCATGGCTGCAGCTACTGAAGATGTTAAGGTGATGAACAAATGCAAAGGGACCTTACCCAGAGCCGCTGCTGAACCTTGTGCTGAGGGTCCTTCCAAAGAACATTTTAAGGGTACGAGGGAGTGTGAAAATGATAGGATGGGAAAATCATCCATGAATGTTGCAACAGAAGTATTTGGTGATGGTATGATGAGAAGTAAGATACTATTGACAGCTAGAAAAGCAGTCAAGTCACCACTGAACACTCTGCATAGATGGCCCTTCTCTAAGGGAAAAGAGGAGTGTGCTGTAACAAATAGTGCTCCATTTGGTCCTAAGAAGAAGTTTAAGGTAAAAGGTGCATATCAAACTAAAGATATTCCTATCAAGATTGTCTCTACACCTGGATTAGGGGGCAAGGACAACCTTGTCGACAAAGAGGCTTTGATCTTGGAAGATGATGATATTTTGAAGGCACTAGCTGTTCATGATGGAAAACTTAAGTTGTATCTCAATGCTTCCTCATCTGTTCAGCGTCACGGGCAACATGGAAGTGGGAATGCTAATGATAGGAGGAAAACCATGATGCTGTGCAGGAGGTTTCAGTTTATACACAGGGCTCTTGTACATGCTGTCAAACAGGGCTCGTTGAAGGTTCTAAGAGCTGACCTTGAAGCTGATAAAATCGTTCGGAAATTGCCGGGCTTTATCAAACCTGGACCTATTGTGGGAAATGTTCGTGGAGTCGAAGTCGGTGACGAATTTCTATACAGAGTTGAGCTAGCCCTTGTTGGTCTCCACCGTCCATACCAGGGAGGAATCGATACCACCGATCATAATGGAGTGCTTGTTGCAATAAGCATCGTTGCTTCTGGAGGTTATCCCGATAGATTGTCAAGTTCAGGTGAACTCATATACACTGGTTCTGGAGGACAGCCTGCTGGTAAGAAGAAAGGTGAGGATCAAAAGCTAGAGAGGGGAAATCTTGCCTTGAAGAATTGCATCAAGACAAAGACACCTGTCCGAGTGATTCATGGATTCAAAGGCCAAAATGGCAAGGATGACAGTTATTCAAGGGCTAAACAAATCTCAGCATTTACTTATGATGGGTTGTATCGTGTGGTGGATTACTGGAGAGAAGGTCTAAAAGGTTCTATGGTCTTCAAATACAGACTACAAAGAATTCATGCTGGTCGATGA
- the LOC107277262 gene encoding uncharacterized protein isoform X1, whose protein sequence is MDRWEALIAAAARRSEPPRSGWAEWGGGGDARAGAAALPSRCPRRPVAAAGGRGEGGDRMRGRGGEEGTWTAHGGGGRGAERAGAVVAPTRTADAAGTGTGRNAVAVGGGAAEDVVVIVSGRRSVGEPTLDVSEMLLQAAQAWRSRRTQREARPDALPPRHPPRPVAADGRGGSGEGTSRARGRGEEGTARGGDGEMMALVRTVDVAVAGGLATLTHGGERDAGAAVATEEKRNGGEVGTKRGMEERAARSPPPPKRSAVSSVRQLPPGCGRDAALPLGRRHGRGRDGDGGVPPLAGNRTDLPLEAVVDGGDPIANVHQIFSKSSHATDENQVACKVGSLEDVVQEGAANSGELLGWKQVLAQAANVLPKRRMVSATRRFPPGCGRDVKTGSGLEFMAVDASCGGVSKEVVASDGGDSLVSQELEEGEVADEAYSDVDSQNVAVDDSMAAATEDVKVMNKCKGTLPRAAAEPCAEGPSKEHFKGTRECENDRMGKSSMNVATEVFGDGMMRSKILLTARKAVKSPLNTLHRWPFSKGKEECAVTNSAPFGPKKKFKVKGAYQTKDIPIKIVSTPGLGGKDNLVDKEALILEDDDILKALAVHDGKLKLYLNASSSVQRHGQHGSGNANDRRKTMMLCRRFQFIHRALVHAVKQGSLKVLRADLEADKIVRKLPGFIKPGPIVGNVRGVEVGDEFLYRVELALVGLHRPYQGGIDTTDHNGVLVAISIVASGGYPDRLSSSGELIYTGSGGQPAGKKKGEDQKLERGNLALKNCIKTKTPVRVIHGFKGQNGKDDSYSRAKQISAFTYDGLYRVVDYWREGLKGSMVFKYRLQRIHAGR, encoded by the exons atggATCGCTGGGAGGCgttgatcgccgccgccgcgcggcggagCGAGCCGCCGAGAAGCGGGTGGGCGGAgtggggcgggggcggcgacgctcgcgcgggcgcggccgcgCTTCCGTCTCGCTGTCCCCGTCGTCCCGTGGCTGCTGCGGGTGGGAGAGGCGAGGGGGGTGATAGAATGCGGGGGCGAGGCGGGGAGGAAGGGACGTGGACGGCTCATGGTGGAGGCGGACGAGGTGCGGAgcgcgcgggcgcggtggtggcgccgaCGAGGACAGCGGACGcggcggggacggggacggggaggaacgcggtggccgtcggcggtggcgcggcggaggaTG TGGTGGTGATTGTATCAGGGCGGCGATCGGTGGGCGAGCCGACGCTGGACGTCTCTGAGATGCTGCTCCAGGCGGCGCAGGCATGGAGAAGCCGGCGCACGCAGCGGGAAGCTCGCCCGGACGCGCTTCCACCTCGCCATCCTcctcgtcccgtcgccgcggaTGGGCGCGGGGGCTCAGGCGAGGGGACCAGTAGAGCGCGggggcgcggcgaggaggggacGGCTCGTGGCGGAGATGGCGAGATGATGGCGCTGGTGAGAACAGTGGATGTGGCCGTGGCCGGTGGTTTGGCCACGCTCacgcacggcggcgagcgggatgctggcgcggcggtggcgacggaggagaagagaaatggcggcgaggtggggacGAAGAGGGGGATGGAGGAGCGGGCCgcgcgttcgccgccgccgcccaagcgGAGCGCGGTGTCCTCCGTTCGCCAGCTTCCTCCAGGTTGCGGAAGGGACGCCGCTCTTCCACTCgggcgccgccacggccgcggccgcgatggcgacggtggtgTTCCTCCTCTCGCTGGCAACAGAACTGATTTGCCGTTGGAAGCTGTGGTGGATGGTGGTGATCCAATTGCAAATGTGCATCAAATCTTCAGCAAATCTTCGCATGCTACGGATGAGAATCAGGTCGCTTGCAAAGTTGGTTCACTGGAGGATGTTGTACAAGAAGGGGCAGCAAATAGTGGTGAATTGCTGGGGTGGAAGCAAGTGTTAGCTCAAGCCGCGAATGTGCTTCCCAAGAGGAGGATGGTATCCGCGACGCGCCGCTTCCCTCCTGGATGTGGGAGGGACGTTAAGACTGGTTCAGGTTTGGAATTCATGGCTGTTGATGCTTCTTGTGGTGGTGTGTCAAAGGAGGTGGTGGCTTCGGATGGCGGTGATAGTTTGGTTAGCCAGGAATTGGAGGAGGGTGAGGTGGCTGATGAGGCATACTCTGATGTAGATTCACAAAATGTTGCTGTGGATGATTCCATGGCTGCAGCTACTGAAGATGTTAAGGTGATGAACAAATGCAAAGGGACCTTACCCAGAGCCGCTGCTGAACCTTGTGCTGAGGGTCCTTCCAAAGAACATTTTAAGGGTACGAGGGAGTGTGAAAATGATAGGATGGGAAAATCATCCATGAATGTTGCAACAGAAGTATTTGGTGATGGTATGATGAGAAGTAAGATACTATTGACAGCTAGAAAAGCAGTCAAGTCACCACTGAACACTCTGCATAGATGGCCCTTCTCTAAGGGAAAAGAGGAGTGTGCTGTAACAAATAGTGCTCCATTTGGTCCTAAGAAGAAGTTTAAGGTAAAAGGTGCATATCAAACTAAAGATATTCCTATCAAGATTGTCTCTACACCTGGATTAGGGGGCAAGGACAACCTTGTCGACAAAGAGGCTTTGATCTTGGAAGATGATGATATTTTGAAGGCACTAGCTGTTCATGATGGAAAACTTAAGTTGTATCTCAATGCTTCCTCATCTGTTCAGCGTCACGGGCAACATGGAAGTGGGAATGCTAATGATAGGAGGAAAACCATGATGCTGTGCAGGAGGTTTCAGTTTATACACAGGGCTCTTGTACATGCTGTCAAACAGGGCTCGTTGAAGGTTCTAAGAGCTGACCTTGAAGCTGATAAAATCGTTCGGAAATTGCCGGGCTTTATCAAACCTGGACCTATTGTGGGAAATGTTCGTGGAGTCGAAGTCGGTGACGAATTTCTATACAGAGTTGAGCTAGCCCTTGTTGGTCTCCACCGTCCATACCAGGGAGGAATCGATACCACCGATCATAATGGAGTGCTTGTTGCAATAAGCATCGTTGCTTCTGGAGGTTATCCCGATAGATTGTCAAGTTCAGGTGAACTCATATACACTGGTTCTGGAGGACAGCCTGCTGGTAAGAAGAAAGGTGAGGATCAAAAGCTAGAGAGGGGAAATCTTGCCTTGAAGAATTGCATCAAGACAAAGACACCTGTCCGAGTGATTCATGGATTCAAAGGCCAAAATGGCAAGGATGACAGTTATTCAAGGGCTAAACAAATCTCAGCATTTACTTATGATGGGTTGTATCGTGTGGTGGATTACTGGAGAGAAGGTCTAAAAGGTTCTATGGTCTTCAAATACAGACTACAAAGAATTCATGCTGGTCGATGA
- the LOC4345504 gene encoding elongation factor Ts, mitochondrial, with protein sequence MAWSQSARKPMIGLLFRAQQHSARGYSYSAFQAHLSSSNVDQSATLLRRFSSEVPASEQMNLIKQLRERTSAPIKDVKASLVSCNWDIDVAQKDLRKRGVVLAAKKSSRTAAEGLLAIAQDEKRAAVVELNCETDFVARNDVFQYLASSLAKLALSARDPGELVFPFGPDYLENLNVNLDHPKLSGETTVQSAVTEVAAMVGENVKFRRGFIMSTTAHGVVCSYMHTCPQPGLGRLAGLITLEAEDSNAPLDALQRVGKSIAMHIVATKPLFLSKELVSASAVENERDILRTQAESSGKSQMAMEKMVEGRLRKYFEEVVLLEQKYVVNDSTNIKSVLNDLSKEVGSKVTVGNFARMEVGEGVSKA encoded by the exons ATGGCCTGGAGTCAGAGTGCTAGAAAGCCCATGATTGGGCTTCTGTTTCGCGCCCAACAACATTCTGCTCGGGGTTACTCTTATTCAGCGTTCCAGGCTCACCTTTCGAGCAGCAATGTCGATCAAAGCGCCACACTTCTCAGGAGATTCAGCTCCGAAGTTCCTGCGTCGGAGCAAATGAATCTCATCAAACAGCTGAGGGAGAGGACGAGCGCTCCAATCAAAGATGTGAAGGCTTCCTTAGTTAGTTGCAACTGGGATATTG ATGTTGCACAGAAGGACCTAAGGAAGAGAGGGGTGGTTCTTGCTGCCAAAAAGTCTTCACGGACTGCAGCTGAAGGTTTGCTTGCTATTGCACAAGATGAGAAAAGGGCCGCTGTGGTTGAGCTTAACTGTGAGACGGATTTTGTGGCAAGAAATGATGTTTTCCAGTATCTG GCTTCTTCTTTAGCAAAGTTGGCTTTATCAGCAAGGGATCCTGGTGAATTGGTTTTTCCTTTTGGTCCTGACTATTTGGAG AACCTTAATGTCAATCTTGATCATCCTAAACTTAGTGGGGAGACAACAGTCCAAAGTGCTGTCACAGAAGTTGCTGCCATGGTTGGGGAGAATGTCAAATTCAGAAGAGGTTTCATTATGTCCACAACTGCACATGGTGTTGTTTGCTCTTATATGCACACATGTCCCCAGCCAG GTTTGGGTCGTCTTGCTGGCTTGATCACACTAGAGGCAGAAGACAGCAATGCTCCTCTTGATGCTCTTCAGAGAGTCGGGAAATCTATTGCAATGCACATCGTTGCGACAAAGCCGTTGTTTTTATCAAAAGAACTGGTCTCTGCTTCAGCTGTTGAAAATGAGAGGGACATACTCCGGACTCAG GCTGAAAGCTCTGGAAAATCCCAAATGGCCATGGAGAAAATGGTGGAAGGCCGActaagaaagtattttgaaGAAGTTGTGCTTTTGGAGCAAAAATATGTTGTCAATGACAGCACAAACATCAAG AGCGTCCTGAATGATTTGTCAAAGGAAGTTGGCTCAAAAGTTACAGTTGGCAATTTTGCTAGGATGGAAGTTGGCGAAGGAGTTTCAAAG GCCTGA